A genome region from Chlorogloeopsis sp. ULAP01 includes the following:
- a CDS encoding PEP-CTERM sorting domain-containing protein: MRNKIIAFAIGLTMLLTANRAMALDGGLILYDGASGVTPDQYNAPLSWLIFGSPNGGTQSINSGVTNLNTSASNNNAIYGGYSNYNVAVSPSATSPFFNITPTTFVNSSFPSLDRNAGYKLSFTVRINSQVDTQDPSHPRAGFSVIVLSSDKQGIEIGFRTSDIFSQANASFDAVGEQVSNVSSLLSSLSTYDLNISGNSYTLSSGATTLLNGSLRDYTTATGFGSDVYRTSNFLFLGDDTTSARANIDLQAVSFTTNTAAVPFDFSTTPGTLALVVGGTVKLLLKKKKS, from the coding sequence ATGAGAAACAAAATAATTGCTTTTGCCATTGGATTAACCATGTTGCTGACAGCTAACCGTGCAATGGCTTTGGATGGAGGATTAATTCTTTATGATGGCGCATCAGGCGTGACGCCCGATCAATACAATGCACCATTAAGTTGGCTAATTTTTGGTTCTCCGAATGGGGGTACCCAAAGTATCAACAGTGGTGTAACAAATTTGAATACCAGTGCGAGTAACAATAATGCTATATATGGTGGTTATAGCAACTATAATGTTGCAGTTTCTCCAAGTGCTACGTCTCCGTTTTTTAATATCACTCCTACTACCTTCGTTAACTCATCATTTCCCTCGCTAGATCGAAATGCTGGTTATAAGCTGAGTTTTACTGTGAGGATTAATTCCCAAGTAGATACTCAAGATCCAAGTCATCCTCGCGCCGGCTTCAGCGTCATAGTTCTCAGTAGTGATAAGCAAGGAATAGAAATAGGTTTTAGAACTAGTGATATTTTCTCTCAGGCTAATGCAAGTTTTGATGCTGTTGGTGAACAAGTAAGTAACGTTTCTAGTTTGCTATCAAGCTTAAGTACTTATGATTTGAATATTTCTGGTAACTCCTATACGCTCAGTAGTGGTGCTACTACTCTCTTGAATGGTTCGTTACGTGACTACACCACAGCTACCGGATTTGGAAGTGATGTTTACAGAACTTCTAACTTTCTTTTTCTCGGAGATGATACCACATCTGCACGAGCTAACATCGACCTTCAAGCTGTAAGTTTTACTACTAACACTGCTGCTGTACCCTTCGATTTTTCTACTACACCTGGTACTTTAGCCTTAGTTGTAGGAGGTACTGTAAAACTTTTGCTGAAAAAGAAAAAGTCATGA
- the selD gene encoding selenide, water dikinase SelD produces MQQNLQPIIQDLVLIGGGHTHAIVLRMFGMKPLPGVRITLITESYDTPYSGMLPGHIAGFYNHDECHIDLQPLARFAQAQLYIDRVIGLDLENNKVICAHRPAVTFDLLSIDIGSTPATISVPGAAEYTVPAKPVSKLLKHWYQIVENVAQKPQESLTIGIVGGGAGGVELALSMQAHLEIEKRTRGLTDETLIPNLKIHLFQRNAELMPNYHHSVQHLVNQLLTNRGIRVHLGESVCQVEPNKVICESGLTVECSHIFWVTAASAPSWLKAAGLATDEQGFILVNDRLQSLSHPQVFAAGDIATMVNYPRPKAGVFAVRQGKPLFKNLRRILLGKPLKPYKPQKQYLSLIGTGNGEAIATRGSFTLPPHKLLWHWKDWIDRRFMERFSKGLGTRDWGLGEGFFLQFPSLTPPQPHSPFPLLYPIPNPQSPIPNGMRCAGCGSKVGSTVLEKVLYQIKLEQPIGEERQDIIIGLDAPDDAAVVQVPADQLMVQTIDYFRTLINDPYVFGQISANHCLSDIFAMGATPQSALAIATIPYAAPAKVEETLYQILSGAVKVLNQAQAPLIGGHTTEGTELAFGLTCNGLAYPDKLLRKGGMQAGQVLILTKALGTGTLFAADMHRQAKGCWIDAAVESMLLSNQVVATCLMKYGATACTDITGFGLLGHLMEMVQASGVAVELQLETIPVLPGARETLQKGIFSSIHPENLRASRDIANFEQWEDHPNYPLLFDPQTSGGLLASIPEEQADSCVAELKALGYESSCAIARITKHITGTQPITLIHYSSLIQNL; encoded by the coding sequence ATGCAGCAAAATTTACAGCCTATTATTCAAGATTTAGTGCTGATTGGTGGTGGTCATACTCATGCAATAGTGCTGCGAATGTTTGGTATGAAACCTTTACCGGGAGTGCGAATAACTTTAATTACTGAAAGCTATGATACACCCTACTCTGGGATGTTACCAGGACACATTGCTGGATTCTATAACCATGATGAATGCCACATTGACTTGCAACCTTTAGCAAGATTTGCTCAAGCACAGTTGTATATAGATCGAGTCATAGGTTTAGATTTAGAAAATAACAAAGTAATTTGCGCTCATCGTCCGGCAGTAACTTTTGATTTACTGTCAATTGATATTGGTAGCACTCCAGCGACGATATCCGTACCAGGAGCAGCAGAATATACAGTTCCGGCAAAACCAGTATCGAAATTATTGAAACACTGGTATCAAATTGTCGAAAATGTTGCACAAAAACCGCAGGAATCGCTAACTATCGGAATCGTGGGTGGAGGTGCTGGTGGTGTGGAATTAGCACTATCGATGCAGGCTCATTTAGAGATAGAAAAAAGGACGCGGGGATTGACTGATGAAACTTTGATTCCCAATCTCAAGATCCATTTGTTTCAGCGAAATGCTGAATTAATGCCCAATTATCATCACTCAGTACAGCATTTGGTGAACCAACTTTTGACTAATCGTGGTATTCGGGTGCATTTAGGGGAAAGTGTATGTCAAGTCGAACCGAATAAAGTTATATGTGAATCTGGCTTGACTGTGGAATGCAGTCACATTTTCTGGGTGACAGCGGCATCTGCGCCCTCATGGTTAAAAGCTGCGGGATTAGCGACTGATGAGCAAGGCTTTATTTTAGTCAACGATAGATTACAATCTTTGTCTCACCCGCAGGTATTTGCTGCTGGAGATATCGCCACAATGGTAAATTATCCTCGTCCGAAAGCCGGAGTATTTGCTGTTCGGCAAGGTAAACCTTTGTTTAAGAACTTAAGGCGAATTTTGTTAGGAAAACCCCTCAAACCCTACAAACCACAGAAACAATATTTAAGTTTAATTGGTACAGGCAATGGAGAAGCGATCGCCACACGCGGTTCTTTTACCTTGCCACCTCATAAACTCTTGTGGCACTGGAAAGATTGGATTGATCGCCGCTTTATGGAAAGATTTAGTAAGGGACTAGGGACTAGGGACTGGGGACTAGGAGAAGGATTCTTCCTACAGTTCCCCTCTCTAACTCCCCCACAGCCCCACTCTCCCTTTCCTCTTCTGTACCCAATACCTAATCCCCAATCCCCAATCCCCAATGGGATGCGCTGTGCTGGCTGTGGTTCTAAAGTCGGTAGTACAGTTCTAGAGAAAGTTCTCTACCAAATTAAGCTAGAACAACCGATTGGGGAAGAAAGACAGGATATTATCATTGGTTTGGATGCACCAGATGATGCGGCGGTGGTGCAAGTGCCAGCCGATCAATTAATGGTACAGACGATAGATTATTTTCGCACTTTGATTAATGATCCTTATGTTTTTGGGCAAATTAGTGCTAATCATTGCTTGAGCGATATTTTTGCAATGGGGGCAACTCCTCAAAGTGCATTAGCGATCGCCACCATTCCCTACGCTGCACCTGCCAAAGTCGAAGAAACACTTTACCAAATATTATCCGGTGCAGTAAAAGTGCTAAATCAAGCACAAGCACCTCTGATTGGTGGACATACTACTGAAGGTACAGAACTGGCATTTGGCTTAACCTGTAATGGTTTGGCTTACCCTGACAAACTTTTGCGTAAAGGCGGAATGCAGGCAGGGCAAGTGTTAATTTTAACTAAAGCGCTGGGGACGGGGACGTTATTTGCTGCTGATATGCACCGTCAAGCCAAAGGGTGTTGGATTGATGCTGCCGTGGAATCAATGTTGTTGTCAAATCAAGTAGTAGCTACGTGTTTAATGAAATATGGAGCCACTGCTTGTACTGATATTACAGGTTTTGGCTTGCTCGGACACTTAATGGAAATGGTGCAAGCTTCTGGTGTGGCTGTAGAGTTGCAATTGGAAACCATTCCAGTTTTACCAGGCGCACGAGAAACTTTACAAAAAGGAATTTTTAGCTCAATTCATCCCGAAAATTTACGCGCCTCACGTGACATTGCCAACTTTGAGCAATGGGAAGATCACCCTAATTATCCTTTACTATTCGATCCGCAAACCTCTGGTGGTTTATTAGCATCCATTCCTGAGGAGCAAGCTGATAGCTGTGTGGCTGAACTGAAAGCCTTGGGGTATGAGTCAAGTTGTGCGATCGCCCGAATCACAAAACATATTACAGGTACACAGCCCATTACTCTCATTCACTATTCCTCTCTAATACAAAATCTATGA